The genomic segment GCGCGTTGAATCCATACAGCGCGCCTCCCTCGTCCAGGTTCGCCGGGTCGAGCGGATTCGACCGGTCGCGCTCGGTGCACCCGCCCACCGACGCGGCGAGGAGGAGCGCGCCGGCGAGCGCGAGCGCCCTCAATTCGATTGCCCCGTCAGGAGGAGGATCCCGCCCGTGATCAGGACCGCCTGTCCCGCGAGGAACGACGCCGTCGCGCGCCGGTCGAGCGCGATCGTGCGGTCGTAGAGCCCGGGGATCTCCTCCACGTTCGAGGACGCGAGGTACTCGTCGTACGTGCGGTCCGCCTCCCGGTGCCAGACGGCCGCGGCCCCGGTGAGGACCGCCCCGATCCCGACGAGCGACCACTGGACCCACTTCTTTCGATAGAGCGGAGTCCGCTCGCCGGATTCGACCCGGGCCGGCGCGGCCGCGATCCGGCGCAAGGGGACTCGAGGCGGATCGCCCCCCGAGAGAAACGCGGTGCCGGAGAGCGTCGTATCGGCGAACGCCTCACGCGTGAAGCGGAGCCCGTAGGGCTCGATCACGGACGGCTTGACGCTGAGAGGCGTCGAGCCGAGGAGCGAGTCGGCGGACGGACGGCCGGTGAGGGTCACGAGCGCGGGCTCGGGATCGGTGCGAAGCACGACCGGCGGCCGGAGGTCGAGCCGAA from the Candidatus Eisenbacteria bacterium genome contains:
- a CDS encoding PEGA domain-containing protein, with protein sequence MLLLALVLAVALVPAPASAQAVPSDSARPALPDTAVVAGTAAAADTTEPRAGADTTAVADTSAVIPPPPPPTAILRVETRPSGLQVEVDGTPAGRSPTGPLPVTPGTHRVRALPEDPRRFGTPALDRAVTLAAGAEFTLRLDLRPPVVLRTDPEPALVTLTGRPSADSLLGSTPLSVKPSVIEPYGLRFTREAFADTTLSGTAFLSGGDPPRVPLRRIAAAPARVESGERTPLYRKKWVQWSLVGIGAVLTGAAAVWHREADRTYDEYLASSNVEEIPGLYDRTIALDRRATASFLAGQAVLITGGILLLTGQSN